In Methanococcoides sp. LMO-2, the genomic stretch AGGATCATAGACAAGGTTTGCCACAAGCATGCGCTCTGCCATTACATTGCTGTATGTTGTCGAACCTTTAAAAAGCCTCACCAGCAGTTCATCATCTTTTCGGACAATTCCCATTGGAGCAGCATTTGGAGACCATCCCTGATAAGTGGTCACGATCATTTCATTTATGCCTTCAGTTATTCCAAACGTATCAAGATCTATATGTGCCATTAAAATCTCAAACCCCCAAGCAATGCTATGAAAATGCCTGCTATGATGATATCAGCTGTCGATCCCGGATTCAATTTCTTTTCCAGCAATTTCTCATCGAAATCTTCAATGTCTCCCCGGAACGCGTTGAGATCATAACCGTTATTTTCTATTTTTGAAATAATATACTTTGCCTGCACAGAAACATTTTCCGCTGTTTCTATATTAGTCTTTGTCCTGATGAACGTATCAGGGTTTTCCGAAAGCAATTTCAAAAATGTATAAACGATCACATGATTGATGTCATCAATTCTATCCTCACCTTCGGAAGCCGTCATCAGGCGAATTATTGTCTGTGCACAATATGCACAGTTCTTAAAACCACTAACCCACTCATTGGCGATCTGGTCATAATCCTGCGAGATCCCCATCAGGTCATATAAGGTCACGCCATCTTCTTTTAATGAAGCAAGGGAGCCTTCATCCTGAAGGTCGAACTCATCAACATCGTTCACACGAACTCCTGCTGAACTGAAGGAGCGGTAAAAGTCCAGGGCATCTTCAGTATCTGCTGCCCGGACGATGTCATGGGCACGGCTCACAAGCCGGTCAACATCAAATTCCCCGCCATTGTCCAGAAGTTGACCTGCGGCCATGGAAAGCGGTATAAGCAGAAGGAATGCCCCAAAGTGGGTGTTACCACCGCTCTGCCAGCAATTGCTCTGGTAAACGGCATTTTTAAGGCTCTCACCAATAGATGCACACCCACGGGCGGCATTCTCAATTACAGGAGAGACGCTGATAGCCGATGCAAGAAAATGCTCATACCTGGTGTCATCATAGTCATGATGACGGTCTATATTTCCCGGTTTCGGGGATGATGAGACCTCCAGGACCATTGCAAGCTGGGCACAGCGTGCGATGTATGATGCTGCAGAACTGTAGCTGCAGCAAGCTTCATCAGATACCTGCCCGCAGTAATCAGAATTCATTCACAGGTTTTTTAGCATTATCTAATATATAAGTTGCAAGGTCTTTCTTCAGTTTCATATAATCTGATGCAGAAAGATCGAGAAGGTCGAGGACACCGTCCCTTAAGTAGCAGGGCTTTGAAATCTTACAACACCATACAAGACTGCCAAAACAGGTACTGTCTCCGAATTCAAGAGGTGTTCCCTTTGCAAACTCCATTTTGATGTTAGCAAACTCCTTGGGGCTGTAGCCAAGCTGTCCTGCCTTGTTGTGCACAGCACAGGGTTTGACCGGAAGACAGCAGAATGCAAGTCCCCGAAGGTCTCCCTCGCCGCGACAGACGTGTTTGGGTGAATTATACCAGCCGATCTGTTCCTGAAGCAAGGTTATTTCCTCGACAAGATCGTCGATCAGATGCGGATCCTGAAGAGCGCCTCTTGAGACAGAGACCATGTCAGCGCCTCTTGAGAACATCTCTTTGGCATCATAGAAATCAAGAATAGAATTATTCCCAATAAGGAAAAGCCTGGAAGAATCACGTACACGCAGTATCGCACTCAGGTCCGCGCCTGCACCTTCCTTCATAGCATCAAGGTGAAGAATGTCCGCACCTGCATTTTCCACGGCCCTTACAAGGGCGATATCATCAACAACGTTTGCCCTTACCTTTACGGAAAGGACGACACCGGTCTCTTTTATCTTAGAAATCCAGTCCGCAAGTCTTGGCATATCCTTCATTAGTGCTTCGCCAACACCGATAGAGACCATTTCTTCCTGCCTGCAGTGAGCATCCAGCTCAAGAATATAACCGGCATCTTTTATGATCTCAGCGGCTTTGAGCAATGGTTCAAGGGTCGTGCTCCTGACATTGAAAGCCACAGCACCATTAATATTGACAGCCTTCACCTCATTTTCAAGGAATTCCAGCGGAGAATCTGTTATGAACTCATCCCGGCCTTTCTCAACAAGTTTGGAAGCGGCTGCATTCGTCTCACTGTCCAGATTATAGCCACCGATCACAGCAAGACCGGCATTCTTTGCATGGGTGTTCGCAAACTCACTATTGGTAATACCAGCCATTGGTGCAAGGGCTATGGGGTTACTGAATTTGACATAACCGACCTGCAGATCAAAAAGTTCATCACTCACAATAATAGCCTCATTAAGGTTGCTTTAGCTTAATTTGGGCTCTAAAAGAAAGTAGATACATATTAATGTAACGTTACAGCAAATAAATATATACAGAGAACAAGAGAAACAATCCAAAATGAGCAGAGGGACTTCAAGTGAATAAGATCAAAGCTGCAGCCATCCAGATGGACATCTCACAGTGCAATAAAAATGAAAACATCAGCAAAGCGCTCATGCTTTCAGAGAAGGCTATCTCACAAGGTGCAAACCTCATCGTCCTCCCGGAAGTATTCTCTACCGGCTTCTGCTATGAGGATCTGGAAAATGCAGGCGAGTCTGAACCATTCCCTACGATCGAAAGGCTGAAAGAGTTCTCAAAAAAGAACTCATGTGTCATGATAGGTTCAATAATCGAAAAAAAAGAACAGGAAGACACAACCATATTCACAAATCTTGGGTTCTGCATCGAAAAGGGTGAACTTGCTGGAACCTATACCAAAACACATCCATTCGGAAGGGAAAAGGGGTATTTCACAGCCGGAAACGATATCCAACCTATATACCTGAAGAGCTATGACCTTACCGTCGGCCTGGAGATCTGCTATGAGATGCGTTTCCCCGAAATAGCAAGAAAACTGGTGATCGCAGGATCCGATATCCTCGTGACCATTGCCGAATTCCCGAATCCGAGGGAATACCAGTGGCGATCCCTTGCCACAGCACGTGCTGTTGAGAACCAGATATACCATATCGCCTGCAACAGGACAGGTTCTGATCCGGATTCCACATTCTTCGGGGCTACAATGATACTTGACCCTCTTGGAAACGTCCTTGCAGATTCAAAAGATAAAGAATGTTACATCATCCATGAGATCGATACGGAAATAATGGAAAAAACAAGAAAAGCGATCCCTGTATTCGATGATAGGAGACCTGACCTTTACTAAAAGGTCCTTATGGTCAAGACCGGGAATTTTAAAAAAATAAGAAGTAGGAATTACAGATATGAAAGATCATAAGCCTATTATTAAATTTTGAATTTCAGGATTCAAAATGGACCTCAAGTCCAAGGATATGATTAGCACCGCCGGCGATGTCACGGGCGATCTCTGCACAACCTATTGCAGCACTCCATTTACCAAGCACCTCCGGCATAACACTCAGATGCTTTCCTATACGCTCCACGACGAACTCATGCTCACCCATGGAACCGGCAAGGAATACTTTACCATGCGATCCGAGGTCTTCCATGAGAACCTGCATTGCGGCGATCTCCATGGCCGCAAAGAGTGAGATGCGTTCCATTGCAAGCACAGCTTCATCCTCACCATCATCCAATGCTTTGAGAAGCTCATTCACACTGGAATAAGGACTGCGGCTCAATACCCCGGCATTCATGAAGGCCTCATTGGCACTGTATTTGCCTGCATCGACATCCCTGATAGCCTCAAGGTCAAGAGGACCGTGCTGGGTACCGGGAGCAAATATGCATGCATCTATGGCACCTGTAAGCTTGCCTCCACAAACACCAACTGTCACTGTATTGGAACTAATATCGGAGACCACAAGGTTGTCCACACCTTTGCATCTGGCATTGTATGCGATCCCGATCTTTTCAGGACTGGTCGAATGTGAGAAAACGTTCAATCGGGGGTCAGTATTGCTCTTCGAATGGATTCCCGGGATCAGCACAGCAGGTATGACCGAGTCTTTGATCGCATCAAAGACAAGAGTACCTGCACCGGTCTTCTTCCCGACACCTTCAATGCTTACGACTCCGCGGGATTTGACATTCCTGAGATCCTCAATGGCAGTTATACCATCGCCCATGGAATAGGTGACAGCAGCAAGTTCGATATCGGAGATATCAACTCCAAGACCGGATGTAAATGATCCGAGGATCTCCTCTCCTGACATGGTAGCCACTTCTGAACGTGGCAGCTCGAATGTCCTTACACCATCCTTATCGATCCCGGCAAAACGCATCGCATTTGTACCGTGATCAACCCCGATGAACATAGTATACACCTGTATAGACTTAGATATCAAAAAGCATAGCGTTAAGTTCTTCCATTACACGCTCACCTTCATCGTGAGTGGCAACGGTTGTAACGATCCTTATTTCCTGTGATGAGGTTCCATGAGAAATAAGCATTCGAAGGTTGCCTCTCTCATCAGGACGCAGAACCTTTGCAACAAGGTTCCCACCCGGGGAACTCTTCCCTTTAACGGTTATGACGGATGGAATAATGCTCTTGACCTCTTCATGCTGACCTATGATACCAAGAACCTTCTTTCCCTGGCGTTCACCAATAACAGTGGTGTGAGCACCGTGAACTTTGTCTTTTAAAACCGATTCCCAATTTTTAATCGAATTATCTTCCATGCACGAAATTTGAAAAGCTGATATAAAAACGTTACTGAGATATATAAATCAAAAAAGAAACGAAAAGAAAAGGAAAGGATATGCACCTTCACAGTGCATTTATCCAGTTAAATGTTGTGTACGTCACTCATGTCGAGCAAACGAACGCTTGCACCATCAAGGGCCTTTACAGCACCCCTGATGTCATTCACACGTACGATAAGGAAAGCCTTCTCGGTCTTTGTGACAAATGCATAAGCATAATCGATATTGATGTTCTTTTCACTGAGAACATCTGCGATCATTGCAAGCTGCCCCGGAATATCCTCCATCTCCACACCAAGGACATTGGTCTCCGATACAGTGAATCCTGCATCATGGAGTACTTTGTGAGCCATATCCGGTTCATCCACAACCATCCTGATTATTCCGAAGTCTCCGGCCTCTGCAATGGTAAATGCACGAATGTTAATGCCGGCTTCCTTGAACTTCTCAGCAATGTTTGCAAGCCTTCCCGGCTTGTTCTCTGCAAATAATGAGATCTGTTTGATCATTTTCTCTTCTATGAGATCAACCCCTTAAGTTCTATTAGAATGACTGTTTCTAATGTATTATATCTTTCTGTTATCGATCACTTTCTTTGCCTTGCCCATTGAACGTGGAAGTGAACCGTGTTCAACAAGTTCGACCTTGACAGCAATGTTCAGTACGCTCTTAAGGGCTCCACCCACCTTTTTCTCAAGGTCCATGAGATCATTGATCTTGTCACTGAAAGCAGCCTCATTCATTTCGATCTGCACCTTCATGACGTCAAGTTCGTTGATCCTGTCAACGATGATCATGAAGTGCTCACCTACCTCAGGGATCTTCATAAGGACTGATTCGACCTGTCCGGGGAATACATTGATTCCACGAACGATAAGCATGTCATCAGCACGTCCGAGCACACGCATAATACGTGGGTGTGTACGTCCACATTCACATTCGTCCCAGTTAAGTACGGTTATGTCCCCGATCCTGTATCTGATAAGTGGCAATGCTTCTTTCACAAGTGTTGTGATCACAAGCTCACCACGTTCTCCGTTCGGCACAGGTTCACCGGTCTCAGGGTTGATGACCTCCACAAGGAACTGGTCTGCCCATATGTGGATACCTTTCTGGTACTGGCATTCAGTAAAGAGGGGGCCGCTAAGTTCGGATGTTCCGAAAATATCGTATGCTTTGATACCTGTGGAATCCTCGATCCTCTTACGCATCTCCTCTGACCATGGCTCAGCACCAAGTACACCCACACGAAGTTTTGTGTCATCCTGAAAGCTGATACCTGCCTCCCTTGCTGCCTCGATCATGAACAGAAGGTAGGAAGGAGTGCATGCGATCACACTGGAGCCAAGGTCCTGCATAAGCTCGATCTGCCTTTCAGTATTACCGGAGCTTGTTGGAAGAACAGTACAGCCTGCTTCCTCAGCACCATAGTGCATACCAAGACCACCTGTGAAAAGACCGTAGCCATAACCTATCTGCATGACATCGTCCCTTCCGACACCAATGGATGTCAGTGCACGTGCAAGGGAAGTAGACCATGCTTTGATATCATTATCAGTGTAACCGACAACTGTTGGCTTACCGGTAGTTCCGGATGAAACGTGGAATCGTACAAGCTTGTTGTTGGGAACACAGAACATACCTGTCGGGTAGGTGTCCCTAAGGTCCTGCTTGAATGTGAACGGAAGCTTTGTAACATCATCCAGTGTCTTTATGTCCTCGGGTTTTACACCTGCTTCATCGAACCTCTTCCTGTAAAAAGGAGAATGCTCATAAACATATTTCACGAGCTGGCATAATTTCTGTTCCTGTACTTTTTTTAACTCGTCGACAGGCATTCTCTCGATCTGTGGATTCCAGTATTCTATCATAGTATCACACTATTGTTGATTAATATTGATGATGGTTTTGTCATAACCATTTATAAACTCAACGGGTTTTCCTTTCCTTGCAATATTTGTTTTACAGACTCGACGCATTCAAAGAGCACAGTATCCATATCGGCAACAACATCAATACCTGCAGCACCTGCATGGCCTCCGCCTGTACCTTCATAGTGACCACTGATCTCTTCCATGATCTTGCCAAGGTTAACACCCGCATTCACAGCATCACGCTTTGCGCGACCACTTACCCTTATGCTTTCACCCCGGGCAGTTCCCACAAAAGCAACATCACCGCCAATATTGATCAGCATGGACGATGCAGAGCCTCCAAAGGAACTTACATTTGAGGTCACAACCAGCCAGTTGCCCACACGCTCTATTGTTGCACGTGAAGCAGACTTGAGCATTGCGATCCTCATTGAAACATCCTGTGGAGTGGATGCCATCATGTCAAGCACTTCTGCATACTCCACACCACTTGACTCGATGATCTCGCCAAAGGTCTTGAAGGTCTTGCTTGTTGCATGTTTGAAATGACCGGTATCAGTAACAATGCCTGCCATCAATCCCAGTGCCATCCTATGCATAATGGGAGCACCCATACAATTCAGGACATCGTAAACGATCTCTGCCACCGACGTTGCATTGCGGTGAAGATAAAAAGAAGCATTTTCAGTAAGTGCGGTGGTTGCATGATGGTCTATCACGCAGTAATTGGAAAGTTCTATATCATTAAGCTGTGCGCTGGTAGATGTATCTACTACGACTACCAGATCATAATCTTTCGGATCCGGGCTTTCTACTACATCGATCTCCAGTTTATCTACAAGAAGGGATGCAACCCTGTTACACCCGTCAACCAGCCCTACGGTACCCCCGATTGCCTCAGAGAGTGCAAATGCACTGCTTATGGCGTCGGGATCGGCATTACGATGGCATAGATATAAGATATTGTGATAATCCAGAAGTCGATTGTAGAAGCCAACTTCATCAACCTGCATTGCTACCTCTCATCTTTTTACAGAAGCATGATCCGGAGGAACAGAGTTCACGTAAAAAGATAATAGGCGGGTTTACAAGGATTACTGTCCCTGTGTACCCATTGACTGCTGAAGTTGTTCCTGAAGCTGGGTAAAACGCTTTGAGATGCGCTCTTCCTGGCGGGAGATTGACTGAAGCCTTAATGAAAGTGTCTCAAGCCTTTCTTTCAATTTTGCTACGGTCTCTTCCTTGTTGGACTGGATCTGAAGGTCTCCTACAGCCCTGTAAACAACAGCATCATCGGAAAGCTTTTCAAGCTCTTCAAGCGCCATTTCGATCTCTTTCTGCATGGAAGACATCTGGTTCTTCTGCATTGCAAGAGACTGCGCCTGCTGCTGAACCTGCTGCAATTGTGCAAGCTGGTTCTGTACTTGTGGGGGTATTTCTGAACTCATTTTGGTTTCACCTGACCAGTCAATAAACCTGAAATGATTTTAATGTTTCTATTAATAAGAAAGCAAAACAGAAAGCAGGGTATCTTATGCGCCCTTGAAGGCACTCCTGCCGACCACACATACGTCGTGCGCGATCTGTATAAGACGAAGCCAGGTATTTAACGTGGAACGCATGGAAATGATGTCATCTGAATTCACCCTCATTACAAGCGAGGAGTCCCTTACCTCCACATCCACAGAAGAACGGTCGGTCACGGTACTTTCAAGTTCAGGGAGAATAGACCGGTAAACAGCTTCAGGATCATCCATCAGTATGACCGATTCAGAAGATAGCTTCAATTGTCTGCCCCCGGAACCCTGTAGCTCTTTATATTAAGTCTGAAAAGCAACTTTCCGGAATAGAAGAACTCCAAATGGTCACCTTCAACTTTAATACATTTACCTTCCCCATAACAGTCATCCTGATAAATATCAAAGTAATGTGCAAGGAGATTTCCAACTTCCGATTCACCCATAATGACCGGTTCAAAGGACTTTAAATTCGTGAACTTATAGTCCTCGGGATAGAACATGCTCAGACGAATGGATAAAAGCTCATCTCCACCCTCACCGTAGAACAAGAGACTGCCGGGACTGCCATGATAATCACCGACGACCATTACATGAGGATCATCGGAATATGACATCACTTCAGCAAGACCCATTTTTCCCCGGGTCAGATATTTACAATTAAAAAAGGATGCCAAATACTTGCACAAAGTGCGAGTATTGACAGAAGGTTTGCGAGAAGAAGTTATTAACATACTTCTTACTCGACTTTTACTGTTTTGATCGATGCCTGTGGCCTTTCTTTTACAAGTATCCTGTGTCCGCAGTAAGGACAGCGGATACCTGTATATTCATAGTCGATCTCGACCGGGCGCTTGCATCGAGTACACTTGTAGTCCATATGATTACTCAACCTGTTCAGTGGCTTTCTTAACAGACCTCATTACAGTACTACCTACTGTAGTAGTTGGAAGGTATGTGCCACCTGCAAAGGTATATCCACACTTTTTACATTTCCAGATGCCAGTCCCAACTCTCTTTACAGTCAGGCGTGCACAGTTTGCACACTTGTGTGGCATGTGCATCTTTTCTTCAAGATCCGCAACCAGCTTACGGTCTCTTCTTCCATAGCGTGTGCCGAACCTTCCTGCAGATCGGGACACACGTCCTTTCCTTGAGTATTTTTTTGCCATTATAATCGTCTCCTTGATATGGATTCCTTAATAATCGGGCTTATAATGATCGTTATAATCGTCATGAATCACTACGATGAGCATCGATCAATTCAGATGTTAAGAAGGAATTCCTCCCTTATCTTAGCACCTATCTCACATGATTTTTCAACAGCTTTCAGGAACTTCTCTTCTGAAAGCGAACCTGCACCGCTCTTCTGCATAGCACAGATCGAACCATCCTGGTTTGAAACAATAGTAACCTTTGTGTCACATACTGATTCTTCGTTGTTGCTTGCATCGATGAAGTACTCACCACCGACCTTGACAAAGGTAAGTGATACAGGCATCTCACGAATAGGCATCTTCATGTCCTCTCCACGGCCTTCGCGTTCTGCCGGGACGGTTGCAGTCATGAGAGCTGAGATTGCACCAAGTGATGCTGCATCCAGCAGGTTTCCGCTGTCGTTCAGGACATGGACGTCAATAAAGACCATCCAGACCTCTTCTCCTTCCGTAATACACAACTTGTTTAAATCAATTGCGCCTGATTCACGGATTCCACGGTCTACCACGCGTGCCATTTCAATGGCCTTTGGCCTTGGAGGACCTGCTTCGAAGTCAGGGGAAGCAATAGGGTTCAGTTCCATACTGGTGATGATAACACCCTGGTCAGCAGAATCCGGGAATGGTGTGCCGACCTGAAGCTTTACACCTACAAGTACCTGGGTATCACCCATGTATACCATTGCAGAACCTTCTGCTTTGTCTATAACGTTGGTCTCAAGCCTGATATCACGAATCTCGTCAAATGCACGACCATCCTCACGCTCACCCTTGAGAG encodes the following:
- a CDS encoding triphosphoribosyl-dephospho-CoA synthase, which produces MNSDYCGQVSDEACCSYSSAASYIARCAQLAMVLEVSSSPKPGNIDRHHDYDDTRYEHFLASAISVSPVIENAARGCASIGESLKNAVYQSNCWQSGGNTHFGAFLLLIPLSMAAGQLLDNGGEFDVDRLVSRAHDIVRAADTEDALDFYRSFSSAGVRVNDVDEFDLQDEGSLASLKEDGVTLYDLMGISQDYDQIANEWVSGFKNCAYCAQTIIRLMTASEGEDRIDDINHVIVYTFLKLLSENPDTFIRTKTNIETAENVSVQAKYIISKIENNGYDLNAFRGDIEDFDEKLLEKKLNPGSTADIIIAGIFIALLGGLRF
- a CDS encoding methanogenesis marker 9 domain-containing protein, translated to MSDELFDLQVGYVKFSNPIALAPMAGITNSEFANTHAKNAGLAVIGGYNLDSETNAAASKLVEKGRDEFITDSPLEFLENEVKAVNINGAVAFNVRSTTLEPLLKAAEIIKDAGYILELDAHCRQEEMVSIGVGEALMKDMPRLADWISKIKETGVVLSVKVRANVVDDIALVRAVENAGADILHLDAMKEGAGADLSAILRVRDSSRLFLIGNNSILDFYDAKEMFSRGADMVSVSRGALQDPHLIDDLVEEITLLQEQIGWYNSPKHVCRGEGDLRGLAFCCLPVKPCAVHNKAGQLGYSPKEFANIKMEFAKGTPLEFGDSTCFGSLVWCCKISKPCYLRDGVLDLLDLSASDYMKLKKDLATYILDNAKKPVNEF
- a CDS encoding carbon-nitrogen family hydrolase: MNKIKAAAIQMDISQCNKNENISKALMLSEKAISQGANLIVLPEVFSTGFCYEDLENAGESEPFPTIERLKEFSKKNSCVMIGSIIEKKEQEDTTIFTNLGFCIEKGELAGTYTKTHPFGREKGYFTAGNDIQPIYLKSYDLTVGLEICYEMRFPEIARKLVIAGSDILVTIAEFPNPREYQWRSLATARAVENQIYHIACNRTGSDPDSTFFGATMILDPLGNVLADSKDKECYIIHEIDTEIMEKTRKAIPVFDDRRPDLY
- a CDS encoding methanogenesis marker 12 protein, translating into MFIGVDHGTNAMRFAGIDKDGVRTFELPRSEVATMSGEEILGSFTSGLGVDISDIELAAVTYSMGDGITAIEDLRNVKSRGVVSIEGVGKKTGAGTLVFDAIKDSVIPAVLIPGIHSKSNTDPRLNVFSHSTSPEKIGIAYNARCKGVDNLVVSDISSNTVTVGVCGGKLTGAIDACIFAPGTQHGPLDLEAIRDVDAGKYSANEAFMNAGVLSRSPYSSVNELLKALDDGEDEAVLAMERISLFAAMEIAAMQVLMEDLGSHGKVFLAGSMGEHEFVVERIGKHLSVMPEVLGKWSAAIGCAEIARDIAGGANHILGLEVHFES
- a CDS encoding DUF2103 domain-containing protein, yielding MEDNSIKNWESVLKDKVHGAHTTVIGERQGKKVLGIIGQHEEVKSIIPSVITVKGKSSPGGNLVAKVLRPDERGNLRMLISHGTSSQEIRIVTTVATHDEGERVMEELNAMLFDI
- a CDS encoding ACT domain-containing protein, translating into MEEKMIKQISLFAENKPGRLANIAEKFKEAGINIRAFTIAEAGDFGIIRMVVDEPDMAHKVLHDAGFTVSETNVLGVEMEDIPGQLAMIADVLSEKNINIDYAYAFVTKTEKAFLIVRVNDIRGAVKALDGASVRLLDMSDVHNI
- a CDS encoding phenylacetate--CoA ligase, which produces MIEYWNPQIERMPVDELKKVQEQKLCQLVKYVYEHSPFYRKRFDEAGVKPEDIKTLDDVTKLPFTFKQDLRDTYPTGMFCVPNNKLVRFHVSSGTTGKPTVVGYTDNDIKAWSTSLARALTSIGVGRDDVMQIGYGYGLFTGGLGMHYGAEEAGCTVLPTSSGNTERQIELMQDLGSSVIACTPSYLLFMIEAAREAGISFQDDTKLRVGVLGAEPWSEEMRKRIEDSTGIKAYDIFGTSELSGPLFTECQYQKGIHIWADQFLVEVINPETGEPVPNGERGELVITTLVKEALPLIRYRIGDITVLNWDECECGRTHPRIMRVLGRADDMLIVRGINVFPGQVESVLMKIPEVGEHFMIIVDRINELDVMKVQIEMNEAAFSDKINDLMDLEKKVGGALKSVLNIAVKVELVEHGSLPRSMGKAKKVIDNRKI
- a CDS encoding DHH family phosphoesterase, whose protein sequence is MQVDEVGFYNRLLDYHNILYLCHRNADPDAISSAFALSEAIGGTVGLVDGCNRVASLLVDKLEIDVVESPDPKDYDLVVVVDTSTSAQLNDIELSNYCVIDHHATTALTENASFYLHRNATSVAEIVYDVLNCMGAPIMHRMALGLMAGIVTDTGHFKHATSKTFKTFGEIIESSGVEYAEVLDMMASTPQDVSMRIAMLKSASRATIERVGNWLVVTSNVSSFGGSASSMLINIGGDVAFVGTARGESIRVSGRAKRDAVNAGVNLGKIMEEISGHYEGTGGGHAGAAGIDVVADMDTVLFECVESVKQILQGKENPLSL
- a CDS encoding prefoldin subunit beta produces the protein MSSEIPPQVQNQLAQLQQVQQQAQSLAMQKNQMSSMQKEIEMALEELEKLSDDAVVYRAVGDLQIQSNKEETVAKLKERLETLSLRLQSISRQEERISKRFTQLQEQLQQSMGTQGQ
- a CDS encoding KEOPS complex subunit Pcc1, with product MKLSSESVILMDDPEAVYRSILPELESTVTDRSSVDVEVRDSSLVMRVNSDDIISMRSTLNTWLRLIQIAHDVCVVGRSAFKGA
- a CDS encoding rRNA maturation protein, coding for MLITSSRKPSVNTRTLCKYLASFFNCKYLTRGKMGLAEVMSYSDDPHVMVVGDYHGSPGSLLFYGEGGDELLSIRLSMFYPEDYKFTNLKSFEPVIMGESEVGNLLAHYFDIYQDDCYGEGKCIKVEGDHLEFFYSGKLLFRLNIKSYRVPGADN
- a CDS encoding DNA-directed RNA polymerase subunit P, coding for MDYKCTRCKRPVEIDYEYTGIRCPYCGHRILVKERPQASIKTVKVE
- a CDS encoding 50S ribosomal protein L37ae encodes the protein MAKKYSRKGRVSRSAGRFGTRYGRRDRKLVADLEEKMHMPHKCANCARLTVKRVGTGIWKCKKCGYTFAGGTYLPTTTVGSTVMRSVKKATEQVE
- the rrp42 gene encoding exosome complex protein Rrp42, whose product is MRNMSNEAVSRLKKDYIFNLALKGEREDGRAFDEIRDIRLETNVIDKAEGSAMVYMGDTQVLVGVKLQVGTPFPDSADQGVIITSMELNPIASPDFEAGPPRPKAIEMARVVDRGIRESGAIDLNKLCITEGEEVWMVFIDVHVLNDSGNLLDAASLGAISALMTATVPAEREGRGEDMKMPIREMPVSLTFVKVGGEYFIDASNNEESVCDTKVTIVSNQDGSICAMQKSGAGSLSEEKFLKAVEKSCEIGAKIREEFLLNI